The Theobroma cacao cultivar B97-61/B2 chromosome 2, Criollo_cocoa_genome_V2, whole genome shotgun sequence genome includes the window TAGAATAACCTTCATCAGCGGCAAGGCATGCCTCCTCCTTACAAGCATATAAATCTTAAACAAGGGCCCTCTCCGTACCTCTATACGGGCAATTGATTCCAAAATACCATGCAAGTACACTACATCACTTTCTGGGCGTGGATGTAACCTgcacaaaattgaaaaacagTTTTTTCAATTCAACCCGATTGAACCACTAGTCCTATATGAGACTACACATAATGTAAATTggaaaaggaacaaaaacaCAGGCATGGAAGATATTCTTCTATAGAAACTATTGCTGTCATATTAATCTGCATTGGTTAAATGGCGGAAATAAGGTCCGaagcatttcataattcaCATCATGAAACACACTATACTCACTGAGTTCCTTATGCAGTCAACTAACCTAGATATTATGCTTCTAAAATATCTAGCAGATTACAGTGGAAGTAGGAATCAGAACTTgcaatcatataaaaaatccTTATGAGAAGTATCCTTCTCAAGAACTACATAGAATATGTGAATGTTCTAAtgggaagagagagagagattaaaTACCTTGGCTCCATCATAGGATCTGCCACAGGGAATCTCTCTCCGACTGATTTTAGTGGATAGTAGTTTAAGGGAGAGCTCTCCATGGGATTAATATGTTCACTCAGTTTTTCCAATTGCTCGTCAGTGAAAATTTCCTTAAGAACTGCTCCACCAGTATTTGAAGCTCCTCCAACAAGCCACTTATCATCAAGGCGATGACTATACACCCCATATCTTGCATCCTCTATCCTAGTTGTACTTAGCAGTTTAATTGCAAGGGTTGAACCCAAAGAGGTGACCTACATAAGAAATAATGTGTAATTCACGAAACTCATAGAAATACAAACATGGTAATTGTAATTAAAGTCTCTAAAAAATGAAGTAAAATGCACCATAGCAGGCCAGACAAAATAAGAGTATCATAAACAGAATTATAGCAGAAAGATGTCTGCCTATATTTACTTTGGCAACAATGAACTAAATATGACCGGATTGAGGAAGACTATCAAGGTCATAGGAGACAGCTTGATGAATCTGTATGCCAAGCAACAAAAAGCCACTTCCTTTTTCCTGATAAACACAAATCAAAGCCAAATGATGAAATTCTAACCGCTTTCCCAGGTTTTGTTGCACGTGCTGCAAGAAAGGCTGCTATGCTATCAGTGGTCCCAGTACATACAATGCAATCTTCTGAAAAACCTGCTATGATGTATTTTATAAACTATTAATTGCAGTTTCAGAAGTTGAGGGCAGGTTTAACATGCAATCATGAACACATAAATCCAGAACAATTACTGcataattttccaattttttccTTATCAAAAGTTTCAactatttctctttttcagaagaaataattataaaactcAAAGATATTAAAACTTCATAATGCTGAACTCTTTAAGCAGTgcaaaatatcaaattttacTTTGTCTAATAAGAATGCAGAACCTCACATTCTACCAGTGCAAACTGCCAAACAAACTATCATTCTTAAACCACACAATTATCTGCCCTTTGAACCATCTAGGGAGGCATAGAAGCTATTTGATGGAACAAATGCATACCAAATAGTGTTCTAACATCCCCTTTCAAATGGGCGATCGAAGTTCCAGGAGCTTTGACCACAGGTAAAAGTCGCGAATAAGGCTGAGATAACAGCCAACGTGGATAGGAGTCCAGTTCAGGATCATAACCAACCTAGACACATAGGAGCAATTGCATCATCATTCATTGCTTAAATTTGCTGAAGCTTGCAGATTACCAGTAGGAATTAAAATCCTAAAGTTATGACTAATGATTTATTCGACAACCTTCAAAGCATTATTGTAATCAGAAACTCCAAGCTGCCCATGGAGAAGCCACAACAACCAATCAGCTTGATGCAGTAATATCGTCGATGTTTTGTCTGAATTGTCATTGTTCCACCATGAAACAAGCTTGCACAGGGTAGAGGAACCAGAGCAAACTGTATGGTTTACAGGAGCAATGGACTTTATTGCTGGTAAAGCATCGGGACAACTCTCATTGTAGAGGTAAGGTCTGGCTAATGGTTCTCCTGTATTGCTGCAGGTGATACATTCAGATACCACACTGAAATCCAATCCAGTAAATGAGAAGGAAAATACTACATGGATCAGCAAATATTTTCTTAGATAATCACCTATCAATAATGAGAGTAGTTGCAGAAGTCCCATCAAGAGAAATGGAAGCAACGTGTGGACGAAGATGAACAGGAATATCTTCAAGCAGTGAGAAAAGAGTTGTTTTCCATGACTGTGCCCAATCCATTGTTTTTTCCCTCTTTCTAGACAACAGAAACAACATAATCAATATGGCAGGGTGCAAACAAGcaccattttcttcttcttcatgcACATAATTGAACACATGGGAAACAAAAGTAAACAAGCATGCCCAATTTGAACTCTAAAAGGTTTGCAATtctatgtaaattttaaatcattcaagcAATTTCAAAGAAATATTACCAACTAATACTAGAATGAAGTATTATATTGAGATGAAGTTGTCAAGGGTTCTTAGCTCTAACCATGTATTGAGGATACTGTCTCTTCCCTTCAGCATGAATTGTCCCTTGCTTGTCAATCAAAGCAAACCTAGCTCCAGATGTACCAAAATCCATTCCAAGATAAAGCCGCTCACTAGCTTGAAAACCCACTTCTTGATTCTCTTTCTTACATCCAACCACCATTGTCTTCAGCCTTGCTGATTTCTCAACGCTATTCTCGCATGGCCCAGTTCTTACAAGCAACCTCCTTGCAGTACAACATcctggatatatatatatatatgtatcatGTTACACTCAGCTAAATCCCTAGATGACCATAGGACTCGCATTTTATTCATGTCGAataactattttttaaaattaaaaaaaaaaaacaaatcttACAGTTTGCTGGAAAATATTAGCATGCAGAAAGTATACAAATCAAGACATCTAACACTAAAAATTTATTGCAAGAAATGTCTGAAGTGATGGTTGAGATGGAAAAAGTACCTGGTTTGGGGGGAGATGGATAGAGAACTTGTGTAGAGAGCGAGGAACAGCTAATTGAACCAAGCATGTTTTGGCACGTCTACCACTTTCCCTCTGAAGTTTGTAATGGATAAGCGAAATTACAAGTGTTGGATTGTTCTATGGATTGATTGTGGTTCGGATTAGGCCCTTGAATTGGATTGGGCTCGAATATAGGCTTGGCCCAGGCTAAccttcttttattctttgatTGTTGAACTTCATTAATTCTCAAATAGCAAATGCTCGTATATAAACCAAGTTGTGTTTAAGATATCGTAAGAAATTTATGATGTTTTAGTAATATACCTTGGAATAAATACTTTACTGCTTGCTTCTTATGTTGGACATTGGCTTCCATAAGCGAGAAAGAATGACACTGCAATGGTTAATCTGATCTGAGGAATGACAAAAATTGGGTAAACTTCCGACAAGAAAATTGACTTTTAACTACCACCCATTTCTTCTTATCACAAGCATGTAAATACTAAATAGTCAATTTATCAGCAAATTACAAAACCAATAACTCTGAATATGACCTCTGGGCCTTTGCTTGAATTGGCAAGTTATTGGGCTCTACGGGTCGAACAACATTCTCCAATATCCAGATCATGGGAAAGTGACTAGCCCATCTGCTTCCTCTTCCTCCTCCTCCCCCTCCCCCTCCCCGtacaccttttctttttcctcttgaTAGCACGCTCGAATTCTTAACTAGATACAGCTATAAGAGTAAAAGATTTTATCAGATTAATTGAACTAGCACATTCCATG containing:
- the LOC18607708 gene encoding xylulose kinase isoform X1 — encoded protein: MLGSISCSSLSTQVLYPSPPKPGCCTARRLLVRTGPCENSVEKSARLKTMVVGCKKENQEVGFQASERLYLGMDFGTSGARFALIDKQGTIHAEGKRQYPQYMREKTMDWAQSWKTTLFSLLEDIPVHLRPHVASISLDGTSATTLIIDSNTGEPLARPYLYNESCPDALPAIKSIAPVNHTVCSGSSTLCKLVSWWNNDNSDKTSTILLHQADWLLWLLHGQLGVSDYNNALKVGYDPELDSYPRWLLSQPYSRLLPVVKAPGTSIAHLKGDVRTLFGFSEDCIVCTGTTDSIAAFLAARATKPGKAVTSLGSTLAIKLLSTTRIEDARYGVYSHRLDDKWLVGGASNTGGAVLKEIFTDEQLEKLSEHINPMESSPLNYYPLKSVGERFPVADPMMEPRLHPRPESDVVYLHGILESIARIEAKAYILLKDLGATQVEEVFTAGGGAKNDKWTKIRERILGLPVSQATQTEAAYGAALLAMKGA
- the LOC18607708 gene encoding xylulose kinase isoform X2; translation: MDWAQSWKTTLFSLLEDIPVHLRPHVASISLDGTSATTLIIDSNTGEPLARPYLYNESCPDALPAIKSIAPVNHTVCSGSSTLCKLVSWWNNDNSDKTSTILLHQADWLLWLLHGQLGVSDYNNALKVGYDPELDSYPRWLLSQPYSRLLPVVKAPGTSIAHLKGDVRTLFGFSEDCIVCTGTTDSIAAFLAARATKPGKAVTSLGSTLAIKLLSTTRIEDARYGVYSHRLDDKWLVGGASNTGGAVLKEIFTDEQLEKLSEHINPMESSPLNYYPLKSVGERFPVADPMMEPRLHPRPESDVVYLHGILESIARIEAKAYILLKDLGATQVEEVFTAGGGAKNDKWTKIRERILGLPVSQATQTEAAYGAALLAMKGA